A portion of the Panulirus ornatus isolate Po-2019 chromosome 43, ASM3632096v1, whole genome shotgun sequence genome contains these proteins:
- the LOC139762266 gene encoding uncharacterized protein has translation MTVIQRRDVEILVSQAQVVLGAGGNGKAFLVPWQEERAVLKVSHKAEDNKLMQEAQHMAHLEGAGGVPRLYATCENPPSIVMSYAGRSTLEDVLRGNNPQGRFDLLQLALLVGHRLQEMHDKGIIHNDLKNDNVIVSGDPQAPQVSIIDLGFACVEHQNLGLNSSPGKCLWIAPEVRSGQPSTTASDVYSYAFLLSQIIKQVYRSRRSRLATIVKQAKKEDPSARPTLDLIMKDLQYAIDRSLAA, from the coding sequence ATGACTGTAATTCAGAGAAGAGACGTGGAAATTCTCGTCTCCCAAGCACAGGTGGTCTTGGGTGCTGGGGGGAACGGGAAGGCCTTCCTTGTTCCGTGGCAGGAGGAAAGAGCCGTGCTGAAGGTCTCTCACAAAGCTGAGGATAACAAACTCATGCAAGAGGCCCAACACATGGCTCACCTTGAAGGAGCCGGAGGTGTCCCTAGGCTTTATGCTACCTGCGAAAACCCACCGTCCATTGTGATGAGCTACGCGGGCCGATCGACTCTCGAGGATGTCTTGAGGGGCAACAATCCACAAGGTCGCTTCGATCTCCTGCAGCTGGCACTGTTGGTTGGACACAGACTGCAGGAGATGCACGACAAAGGGATAATCCACAATGATCTGAAGAACGATAATGTGATCGTGAGCGGCGATCCTCAGGCGCCCCAAGTGAGCATCATTGATCTGGGGTTTGCCTGTGTCGAACACCAGAACCTGGGCCTCAACTCCTCTCCTGGTAAATGCCTATGGATTGCGCCAGAGGTGAGGTCTGGCCAACCCAGCACCACGGCGTCTGACGTGTACTCCTATGCCTTCCTCCTGAGTCAGATTATCAAACAAGTTTACCGGAGTCGCCGCTCACGCTTGGCCACTATTGTCAAACAGGCTAAAAAGGAGGATCCCTCTGCTCGACCCACATTGGACCTTATTATGAAAGACTTgcaatatgccatcgacaggagTTTGGCAGCATGA